The DNA region TCTGAAATCGAAGAAGTAATATTCAATGAATCAACAAAAAAGATAGAATGCAAACTGTCACACTACATTTCAAAAAAAGCAACCTGCACACAAGGCTTTGGATGCTCTGACTGTGAATGTGAAAGCCATCTGTATTATTTTAAAAATAGAAAAGAAGCTATTGAATGTGTTGAAAATGCATATGATTCAATAGCTATGGAATTCAAATATTTCAGAAGATAAATTCCCTGTTTTTCTTGTGTTTATATGAAATTTCAAAAGAATCCAGTGCCAATTTCCTTAAAACTTCCAAATCTTCATCGTTAATGTTGACTACACTTTCCCAATCTTTTTCCAAGTCGGCAATTTCTGCTAAAATTTCCAGTCCCTTGGAAGTCAGTGTGCAGTCATACTCTAGGCCGTTATCAGGATTCAGGTCAATTTCAATCAGGCCATATTTTTCAAGTTTTTGATATTTTTTCAAATACAAACCCAAATGCAGATTAAACAAATCATCCTTTTTAGCCTTTTCAAACTGTTTAATTCTAATTCGTTTGTGATGAGGTTTTTCATGTTTTTTAACCTGTTTCAGGAGTTTAATTTGACTTTCATGCAGGAATATGCTTAAATTTTCACGGACATAAGTCATTTTAGACTCTTCAATTATGCCGATTAAAGATGAAGCTGACATTTCAGCTATTGCATTCTTGTGAGGATGGGGCATTTTATCACCTATTTCATTTGTCCGAAGATTCCTCTCATGATTCCTTTTGTAACTTCACGTGCAACAGTATTTGCTGCCTGTGAGGCTGCTCTTTCAGCCATTTTTTGGGTTTCAGATTTTTTAGCTCTTTTTCCTGTGGTCTGTTGACCCCCTCCTAATACAGTTCCCAAAATGTCGCCTAAACCGAATGCAGGCTGTTCAGGAGCAGATTCTTCAGCTTGAGTAGATTGTTCAACAGGTGCTTCATGATTTTGTTCTATTGCTTCTTCAATAGCTTCCTTGGTTTCAGGCACCACTTCGCTTTCAAGATTGGAATCCTCTTCAATTTTATTCAACAACAGTTCATATGCAGACTCAGGGTCAACCGGTTCCCAGTACTTGGATTTAAGTTCAGAGAGATTAATTAACTCAGTTCTCATTGAATCATCAATGGCTCCAATATAACTTTGAGGAGGTACAATGTCGACTTTTTGAACAATTCCAGGAACACCCTTCTCATCAAGTACAGATACCAGTGCTTCCCCTATTCCAAGTTCAGATATTACATCAGAAGTATTAAAGTCAGGATTTGGTCTGAATGTTTCAGCAGCTACCTTTACAGCTTTCTGGTCTTTTGGAGTGTATGCATGAAGGGCATGCTGGACTCTGTTACCCAATTGTGCCAAGATATCATCAGGAATATCTGCAGGAGACTGTGAAATAAAGTACAATCCCACACCTTTTGATCTGATTAGCCTTACAATCTGCTCTATTTTTTTACCGAATTCGGCAGACATGTCATCAAACAAAAGATGTGCCTCATCAAAGAAGAATACAAATTTAGGTTTGTCCATATCTCCTACTTCAGGTAAATTCTCAAAGAGTTCGGAAAGCATCCATAAAAGAAATGTTGAGTATATTTCAGGAGAAAGTGAGAGTTTTTGAGCATCCAGTATGTTAATGATACCTTTTCCGTTTTCATCCACCCTGATAAAATCATTCAAGTCAAGTGAAGGTTCAAAAAAGAAGTCATTTCCGCCCTGGTCTTCGAGAGTGATTAAGCTTCTCAGAATTGTATTTGCTGATTTTTCAGCTATTGCACCATATTCGCTTTCATACTGCGCTTTATTTTCAACAACATGATTAATCATTGCTTTTAAATCTTTTAAATCGATTATAGGTAATGAATTATTATCAGCAACCTTAAATACAATATTTAAAACACCTGATTGTGCTTCAGATAAGTTTAAGATTTTGGAAAGAAGTGTAGGTCCCATTTCAGATAATGTTACACGTACAGGAAGGCCTTTTTCGCCAAACAAATCCCAGAATTCAACAGGATATGCCTGATATTTAAATCCCATATCTGCAAGCCCATAATTTTCAACATTTGTCTTGATTTTTTCAGTTTCAGAACCGATTTTGGCAAGACCTGAAATATCTCCTTTCATATCTGCTAAAAATACAGGAACTCCCATGTCTGAAAATGATTCTGCAAGAGTCTTTAAAGTAATTGTTTTACCTGTTCCGGTTGCTCCTGCTATTAGTCCGTGTCTGTTAGCCAGTTTAGGTAACAAAAACACTTTTTCATTCTCATTACAGCCAATCAATATTTTATCTTCTGCATACATTCGTATTCACCCGTTTTCTATTTTTTTAATTAAATAATTAGTTTTTTTGACAATATTCTGTCTGTTATAAGCTTTAGCTATTCTTTTTATTGCATCCAAGTTTTTTACAAAATTATCAAGCCATGAAAAAATATCACCAGGATAAACCTGAATCTGATACTTTCTAAATAACTTATTTGATATATCTTGAGGGTCCTTGCCTTTAAGTCTTTCGTGAACTATAACTTCTGAAATTCCCCTTTGCATACAGCTGCAGAATGGCCTGTCCTGACATCTGCACTGCATGAAATCACTTTGAAGACCAATCAACGCATCCTGGAATTTTTTATCAACTTTTTCTATTGCTTCACCTGACGAAATTATATCAAGAGTGGATTCTGCAAAGAGTCTTGTTGAAAACTTGATTTTAAGGGCATTTGCAATCTGATTGTGAATAACACTTGAAAGATACGCATTTTCAAACATTTCCAAATCAAGTGCCATTGCCAATATTAATACTTTTAGCTTGTCATACTTATCCTTTTTCTTATACATCGGCGACAAGCCAACATAACGTTTTAAATAGTTATAATCATTCAATGTATTTTTGATAAACTCTGCATCATCAATTGATAAAAATGAAACTGATGTGGCTCTACCATACTTGGTAACTTCCAGTTTGTTGTTGAAACTTTTATTTATTAATCCCAAATCATCCATTTCATCAACAGCTATTTTAATACTGATGGGAACATCAATGTTTTTGTAAAACTTGTTCAGCTCATCCATTGACTTTATGGATGTTGACGAAATATCTGCAAGAATCTGTTCATATGCTGAATCCTCATCATACTCTATGTAGACATCTTCACTATTGCTTTCAAGTAAATCCAGTGCCATTGCCTCTTCAGATTCTCCTGCAAAATCATTTCCAACTTCAGGAATTAGATAAACAATTCCCCGGTCGTGATAGGAAGGCCTTCCTGCACGCCCAAGCATCTGTGAGAATTCATTCGGATTAATCCATTTGTTTCCCATAACCAGAGAGTCAAATATTACCTGTGAAGCCGGAAAGTCAACACCTGCTGCAAGAGCTGCAGTCGTTACAACACAGGATATTTTACCTTTATCAAAATCCTTTTCAATTTTTTCCTTTTTATAATAGGACAAACCGGCATGGTATGCCTTTGCATTAACACGTTTATTATTTAAGAAATTAGCAATTTGATGAGTCTTACGCCTGGAATTTGTAAATATTATGGTTTGACCCCTGTAACCCTTTTTGGATTTTGTATTGAATTCCCTTTTAGCAAGCCTTTGCATGAGATGGCGTTTTTGAGACTCATTTCTCACATAAACCAAATGT from uncultured Methanobrevibacter sp. includes:
- a CDS encoding DUF123 domain-containing protein, giving the protein MKGTYCLIINLNNTSKIKIGKKLGKIEFDKGYYVYVGSAMNSLESRINRHLSDEKKMHWHIDYFLKESEIEEVIFNESTKKIECKLSHYISKKATCTQGFGCSDCECESHLYYFKNRKEAIECVENAYDSIAMEFKYFRR
- a CDS encoding DEAD/DEAH box helicase, with the protein product MLVLKKVKKQWRLYPIGSPKGALNHKREPEFVGNIKFSHEGDSLAISRFVADYNFKDNSTLNEKLLPPGEVIKLLRSQAVFLATPDEKVEKFLRSYNIKVRKTQVCDYCAFEGNITIVNSSYSYKYNGQLICKDCAHDTIKEELKLQGFDTSIFRNLKKTLEKTGSLEKTLSVLDPHFDAIKNRNLTLFDKTRKSKHIIPPVDMKRLKIPKDFKQVLLDSGNTKLLPVQYLAIKEGLLKGEDLLVVSATGSGKTLVGELAGITEALKGKKFVFLTPLVALANQKYRDFKKKYSKLGLKVAIKVGRNRVKAKGELNLPDSDVSKADIVVATYEGIDYLLRNGNSSSLSNLGVVLIDEIHMIDDEDRGTRLNGLIKRIKHLYPKTQIIGLSATVKNPEFLASEFNMKLVKYDERPVPLERHLVYVRNESQKRHLMQRLAKREFNTKSKKGYRGQTIIFTNSRRKTHQIANFLNNKRVNAKAYHAGLSYYKKEKIEKDFDKGKISCVVTTAALAAGVDFPASQVIFDSLVMGNKWINPNEFSQMLGRAGRPSYHDRGIVYLIPEVGNDFAGESEEAMALDLLESNSEDVYIEYDEDSAYEQILADISSTSIKSMDELNKFYKNIDVPISIKIAVDEMDDLGLINKSFNNKLEVTKYGRATSVSFLSIDDAEFIKNTLNDYNYLKRYVGLSPMYKKKDKYDKLKVLILAMALDLEMFENAYLSSVIHNQIANALKIKFSTRLFAESTLDIISSGEAIEKVDKKFQDALIGLQSDFMQCRCQDRPFCSCMQRGISEVIVHERLKGKDPQDISNKLFRKYQIQVYPGDIFSWLDNFVKNLDAIKRIAKAYNRQNIVKKTNYLIKKIENG
- a CDS encoding helicase HerA-like domain-containing protein translates to MYAEDKILIGCNENEKVFLLPKLANRHGLIAGATGTGKTITLKTLAESFSDMGVPVFLADMKGDISGLAKIGSETEKIKTNVENYGLADMGFKYQAYPVEFWDLFGEKGLPVRVTLSEMGPTLLSKILNLSEAQSGVLNIVFKVADNNSLPIIDLKDLKAMINHVVENKAQYESEYGAIAEKSANTILRSLITLEDQGGNDFFFEPSLDLNDFIRVDENGKGIINILDAQKLSLSPEIYSTFLLWMLSELFENLPEVGDMDKPKFVFFFDEAHLLFDDMSAEFGKKIEQIVRLIRSKGVGLYFISQSPADIPDDILAQLGNRVQHALHAYTPKDQKAVKVAAETFRPNPDFNTSDVISELGIGEALVSVLDEKGVPGIVQKVDIVPPQSYIGAIDDSMRTELINLSELKSKYWEPVDPESAYELLLNKIEEDSNLESEVVPETKEAIEEAIEQNHEAPVEQSTQAEESAPEQPAFGLGDILGTVLGGGQQTTGKRAKKSETQKMAERAASQAANTVAREVTKGIMRGIFGQMK